Genomic segment of Melanotaenia boesemani isolate fMelBoe1 chromosome 10, fMelBoe1.pri, whole genome shotgun sequence:
GCTTCTCCTACAGATACACCCTCGGCCTAGTGAACAGAGGCTTTAGTGAAACAATGTCCGAGGAAAAAGAAGTCACGAAATCCTCGGAGGAACAGCAGGTAAACGGAAACTACAACTGCAGTTTAACTAACATTAGCGTTGTGAAGCTAGCACAACAGATGAAGATAATTAGCAGGCGGCAAGCACTTAGCTAGTTAGCCAGTAGCTAGTCTTGATTGATTTCCTCATGGACAGAACTGATTTACTTTCTGTAGTTATctgtaaagaaagaaagttacTATTTTAAGGCTAGTTGGCATGTAGTTTTAAGCACATATTTGTACTGACATCTTGATTAACCATGATTAATACCCTAGCTAGTCATGCTAACGTTAACAAGAAGATCACAGCTTGTGCAGTTAGTTTACCTCATGGCCACgctttcatgtaaaaaaaaaaaaaaaaagaaaaaaaatctgtaaacaaACTGGCTGTTGCCATAATATTATTTTGCAAGATAACTGTTAAAcactttatgaaaaataaatcatttatccATCAGGTGACCTGTTTGAAAATTTAGGCATCTgtactgtttttctttaacaggaAATGGAGGACAAAGTAGTCAGCCCAGAAAAAGCAGAGAAGCCTAAGTATTTAAACTTTGGAGCCAAGCCAGGGGGCTCAGACTTTCTCAGGAAAAGACTTCAGAGGGGGGTGCGTTTTGAACCCAAactgcagtaataaataaatttaaagcaccagcttttacaatatttttacattgtgttttcttctttgtccaGCAAAAGTATTTTGACTCTGGAGACTACAACATGGCCAAGGCAAAAATGAAGAATAAACAGCTGCCGTTAGCCCCTACGGAGAATACTGAGATCACAGGTGATCACATTCCAACACCTCAGGACCTCCCTCAGAGAAAGACTTCCATTGTTGCCAGCAAACTGGCTGGTTGATGGTTTTATATTTACTCTTTTGCTACCATTCCTTTGCCCAATTTATATACAATTTATATTTAcctgctgtttttctctttgtaagTATTAAAGAACAAGTCATGTCTTAAGCCAAATACAGTTGACAATTGTCAGGAGCTGAACTTGAAGATAAATCCAAAAACTAGTGACTCCACATGTAATTTCaagacttaatttaaaaaagttaaaacttaTAATACTTACTGGTTGATGTTGCAGTCATGAGTTCCATCttgttttcacatgtttttacttttaagcATATGCCTCCATACATATTGTTAAGCAGATGGTGCAAAGGTCCTGTTTTCATCAATGCAGAGGAATTTTGTTATGGGATTATTGATAATTGAGGGATAATATAGGACAGTAGATGGATAAATATTCCGTCTGCATTGGTGTATGTGAAAAGTAGAACCATAATTTACAGATGTTACTTTTGAAACTGAATGGAGGCATGTCTTTTTAAGTAATGAAAAGTGAAGtcatctttttcctgttttagtcAACCTTATGTGTCTTTTTCACTGTGTAattctatttaattatttgcttgAAGACTAGATGATACATGCTTTGTAGCCACTTGTGTTAGTCATACTAGAAACATTGGTTTGCAATGACTTGCTGCTGGTCTCCACCTCATACTGACCTCTAAAATTGCCTTAATTTAATGAACCGCTATTCCTCTTGAGCAATATTTGCTCCCTCAGTGAGAATCTTGGTTGTATGTCTTGCCTGAAATATCTTTCTGACTGGAATCACTTAGGATTTTATAGGAAGAAACTCCCAGGACATGTCTGAACTGTGCATTTGCATTTGCTGTGCAGACACACTTTGccatttgttttgtaaataaaatagttttgcaTAATAACTTAGATATCAGTGAATGTGTTCTTGTGTTAATTCTTTTTACTGTCCAGTggcaatttaaatttttttaattgatatatatatatatatatctttgtgCTCAACCCTCAATTTGGAATGAAAATGCAAGAATGGGAGTGGGGTGTATTTGCAGAACAGTTTAAACATCTGCAACACTGATCATATTCTGTGTAAGCTTGAACATTAGTAATGTTCTGtgtaatttgaatttttttgtatttgtacaaAAATACTGTGACATAGGCCTTTTCCTCTAAGTTTACATTGGTAACGTCATGCTACAAAGGGTTTGTGAGAATATGAAACATTCCTAATGCATGAGTTATGGTTCTGAGggaaatttacatttataagCGACTGTTTAGGGtctgttctgaaaaaaatgtgtatttgtggGAACAGGATGAATAAGATAAGAGCATGGTTGTAATAAGCACAATTAACTGGAGTTTTTAATGTCCTTAAACAttctttattatattgtttaaaGTAGCCTGCATTATACACCTGTGTACTCAGAATAATCTGATTCTGAAGCTCTACTTCAGTAACTTGCATTTGTGTTTGACAGCTGTAACTGTATAGTCCCAAATTTTGTCTTGGGCAAAATGTGTTGACAAGGAAGCACTGTATGAGGGGGACATCCCATTGGTACCACATCACCTGCTCAATCCAGTGACACCAGCTCTGATAAAGGGAGAAGAAACTGGTTGTACATGAACCAGGGctcaaacaaaaaccaaagctGAATAGTAACTGCAGGAATCATGAATGCGTTCAAGTTACTGCTAGGCCTGAGGCAGTGATAATGGACTTCAGGAAGCTTTTAGGAGCATCATTTTCCACTTGCCTAGCATAGCAGAGGTAATTCATATAGCTACAACTTCAGCTAGCTGCATTGTGATACAAAATCTGCACCACAATAAACTCAATAAACGCAACAAGCACTAAAAATGTTGAAGAcagtaaaacaaatgaaaatataagaACTTAGTAGCAAGCTATAAAATCAGTCATTAATAGCGACGACTTCAGCGTTTTGACCGCTGGGGGGCGAACTTGACCCGCAAGAGCACGACGTGTCTGGGCACGCGCAGCTGACTGGCAACTGTGGAAGCAGCTCAAGTCTTGTGTTAGTTGAGAGCGCAGCAACTCAGAGGAGGAGACAAGAAAAGTTTTCGATTCTCTTCAGTGGTTGTCTGTAAAATGTCTCGCTCTTCTTTCTGTGGGCAGAGAAGGTTTCTGAAGGTTCACTGAACAACAGCAACATGGCAACCTCTGAACTTTACTCCAAGGTAGGTGTACTGGATTTAATTAGTCAGTACTTAACGGGTTTCTCTGCCTAGCTCATGCTTGTCAGTTAATTTTATCATTGGGTAACTCAGCAGCTTTGTCTGCATACTGGCGAGTACTTGCGATCTTGAGATGTTTGTCGAACAATTTTTGAGCCCTCACAATAATTGATGacttttctgtaaaagctgcCACATAATCTAACCCATATCCATCCACATTACACGCATGACTGCTCTCTGCTGACTTCATGTTATCTATGCTGCCCATTCCTAAGGACTGTGTTACTGTAAGACCGGTGGTCGAAATGCTATGACCCTCTTTCCGTCTTTCCAGCATGCCCGTGTATGGCTCCCAGATGCAACAGAAGTGTGGAAGTCAGCAGAGCTCATCAAAGACTACACTCCAGGCGCCCTGACGCTGTCtctgcagctggaggatggCACGGTGAGGCAGTCAAATGCCACATACTGCACATAAACATAGTCACACCCAGGGTGATGGAGGTAGGGAGGTGGAAATGGGTGTGTGATGTTCAGACAGAGAGCACTGCTGCTACCTGCAGCTATTATGTCGAGTTTGGGCATGCAAGTCAGTCATGGAAATAAGGCCAAAGTATTATCttgagtgagtgtgagcaggCCAGGCACAGTACAGGCCAGGCACAGTTGCCTCTTGATAGCTTTAATTTCAGGTAAAACTGATGCTGATGTTTGCATTTAACTATCTGCTTATATtcatatatcttttttttttctttgttggtttttatgttaaaatctTTTGGTTGTTCTCAAAGTTTTTGACTGTACATACTTaaagctactttttttttcttttttccagaaaGTGGAGCACAAAATAGACCCCAAAACCAACAATCTGCCACCTCTAAGAAACCCTAATATCCTTGTAGGGGAAAATGACCTCACATCTCTCAGCTACCTTCATGAGCCTGCAGTACTACACAACCTTAAAGTGCGCTTTATAGACTCCAAGTTGATTTACACCTACTGTGGTAATGAGCTTCATCTCCTTTGACTCCCACTATCACTGTCACTGTAGACTTTGGAGCCTTGCTCACTGTATGTGCTGACATAATCTGAAGTACGTTAAGCAGATTAATATTGTAACGCAGACACTGCCTTTAAAGGAACACAACCCAAATGTGTTGtctttgtacacacacacagatgtgtgtgtagatagatagatagatagataaatagatagacaTAACTGTGTACATATGATATGTATTGTATTTTGCTGATTCTGACAGACATTAGTCACATGTTCTTGAACTGTTTGGGTTTGATCCTCAGGGGTTTCAGTACCTTGGTACTGTGGCTGCAGATGCAGCCAGATGCAGTGTATGTGTGGAAGTTAGACAAATAATGCTCCCTAAAAGCCAACATTCAGGATAGTTGCGTTATTAGGATACAATGGTTTAATCAGAGGTGGATAACCAAAGAGTCTAACTTAGTAATTTCttctttgtggatttcaggaatTGTCCTGGTTGCCATCAATCCTTATGAGAGCCTTCCAATCTATGAGCCTGACATCATTCATGCCTACAGTGGGCAGAACATGGGGGATATGGACCCCCACATCTTTGCAGTAGCTGAGGAAGCATACAAACAGATGGCCAGGTTTTGACCCaccataatacatttcaagttGTGCATTTGTTTTCCTTCACACTGACACTCAAAAACCTCATGTTTGGCCTGTACGCtctcacatttacacacagagACCAAAGAAATCAATCCATCATAGTAAGTGGTGAGTCTGGAGCTGGCAAAACAGTTTCTGCTAAGTACGCAATGCGTTACTTTGCCACAGTCAGCTGCTCCTCTGGGGAGGCCAATGTAGAGGAGCGAGTTCTTGCATCCAGTCCCATCATGGAGGTGATATTTGATAATGTTTCAAAATGCTTTTATAAAATGATGAAAGTTGTAGAGACAAATTACATATCTATTTAATCTAGGCCTTTGGGAATGCTAAGACGACAAGGAATGACAACAGCAGTCGCTTTGGGAAGTACATTGAGATTGGATTTGACAAGGAGCACTGTATAACTGGCGCTCACATGAGAACATACTTACTGGAAAAATCTAGAGTTGTGTTTCAGGTAAATTTCTACATTGGTTTTACATACCTTACACACCTTAACTAGATATAAATCCCTCTAAGACATGGCCAAATTGACCATATCTGGTCAACATCTTTTAAGCAATCTTCCCCTAGTTTAGAgacattttaaattcatttgATTCAAACCGTAATTTATCAATATATGTACAGATATCCTCAATACCTTTGCAGTATTTCTCTGGTTTTTATATCTGTGCCTTTTCTAGGCTCATGGAGAAAGAAACTACCATATATTCTACCAGCTGTGCGCATCCTCATATTTACCAGAGTTCAAAGCCTTCAAGTTAggtctgtgtgtatgtaaaaCTTCTCTTTTTACTTATAACATTACTTGaaaattgataataataataataataatgataataataacaacaacaacaataataataaaaataacaataataataataataataataaaaacaataattcaaGTTTCTGTATGGTTATTGCTTGAAGGTTGTGCAGATGACTTCCACTGCACTAACCAGGGTCAGAGTCCTGTCATCAGTGGAGTGAATGATGCCAAAGAGATGCGCTGCACCAGGAGAGCTTTCTCACTCTTAGGTAAGTGTATATACAggttaaatgacacattttttatttaattacccAGCATGCTTGATAAttgcttatttttattataggAGTAGGCGAAAGTGATCAAATGGAAATTTATCAAATTCTGTCAGCTATTCTCCATCTCAGCAATGTGGAGGTTAAGGATCAGTCAGCAGATAGATGCAGCATCTTGGTAAATACTGATTATATCTGGAtgtattgttttttatgtaaaaattttTTGTCTGAAAGTTGTATCAAGGATATAGATATGTAACCTGGTGAGATCATTATTCTTCATGTATTTCCAGCCAGATGATGCCCACTTGATAGTTTTCTGTGAGCTAATGGGGGTGCCTTGCGCAGAAATGTCCCATTGGTTATGTCACAGGAAACTTAAGACGACTACAGAAACCTTTGTTAAGTCTGTTTCCAAGATGAATGCGGTCCATGGCCGAGATGCCTTAGCCAAACACATTTATGCCAGGCTCGTCGGCTGGATTGTGAACTGTATTAACAATGCCTTAAAGTCTACAGTGAAACAACTCTCATTCATTGGTGTGCTTGACATTTATGGGTATGTTTTGATTAGTTTAATTGTTTTCAATTTAAACTCAACAGATTAGCCAGATAAGAGTGTTTTGATTCAaacatatgtttttctttaggttTGAAACATTTGATAACAACAGCTTTGAACAGTTTTGCATTAATTATGCCAatgagaagctgcagcagcagttcaACCTGGTATGATTCTTCAActactcattttttttcttcttttttttttttaattaaaacatactATACTTGCAAACAACTTTTCTCTGCCACTTcttccagcatgtcttcaaacTGGAGCAAGAGGAATACATGAAAGAGGAAATTCCTTGGACCCTGATTGATTTCTATGATAACCAGCCCTGCATTAATCTCATTGAGGCCAAGCTGGGTGTCTTGGACCTTCTGGATGAGGAGTGCAGGGTAAAAAGGCACcactacttttttttccccttagtGAAAATCTGCTCACAACTCCCTTGACTCTCCACCACACTAAATGTGGAGGTTATGAGTAATGCCATGACTAACTGATGTGTCAGCGTTTCCTCTTTCCACAGATGCCTAAAGGTTGTGACGACACATGGGCTCAGAAGCTGTACAACACCCTTCTGAAGCAGAATACTCACTTTGATAAACCCAGGTTATCAAATAGAGCCTTCATCATCCACCACTTTGCTGACAAGGTGAAACACAATGTTGTGGCTCATACTGACATTCTGCTGAAGTCCAATGGTTTATACTGCCCATGGAAGAagtcttttacattttgtgctTATATCTGGGGTTTCTCCAGGTCTTTAGGTGTCTCATCATTTTTCACTTCGAATGCATGCATGAGTTACTCTTTGATAGACTGATGATTACCCCTGTATAGTTTATAACAGACTTTTCATTTAGGTTACAGTGTCAGCATTCGTTTACCACaagtgaagattttttttaattgtagcTGTACTAATCAGTATTTCTCAGTCTCTGAACTACCTTTGCCCTTTCAGTCAAAGAACACTGTGTGATCAGATCCTTTGTGCCTAGGTGGAGTATCAGTGTGTGGGCTTCCTGGAGAAAAACAAGGACACAGTCAATGAGGAGCAGATAAATGTGCTGAAAAAGAGCAAGGTGAAATGATGTCCTCTCAGCTTAGTCTCATTTTTACTTTGCCATATCTAAATAAGTCTGTCATGTGAAGGTTAACGTCAGACATTAAGTAGAAATGAATGTTATCGACTCTCTTGAGTGCCAAGAAGCCAAAACCAAATAACTGttaagtattttttatgtagCAAGTTTGTGGGCACACCCTTGAATTGTTCAGACATAACTATTGGAGGAAATAGACCCACGTTTTAATTTTAGATTGAAAACACTGCCATCTGCTGTTAAATGACGAcattgtgttttgttgctgccATTAAAATGCTTTCAGTTTGATTTACTGCTGAAGCTGTTTGAGGATGATGACAAGGGAACAGGTTTCTCTAACAAACTCACCAGTGGAAGACCTGGGCCGACCCAAAAGGATAATAAGAAGACTGTTGGACTGCAGGTGAGAGCAGGACAGAGCATGGCATTTAGTGATGAGACAGTTACAGTTTTCCTTGCATCCTTGTGGAGAAGGTTTGACAAATTGTATTCAAATGAAAGCTTTCTGTGTTAGTCAGTGTTAGTAGCCTTTAAGGAAATATAATGATTTTACATTAACAAAACATATGGaacttaaaacatttaaagggatttttaattgcatgcatttttttgtatttatttacaataaattatggttttaattttatttctgttttttattcagtttcgaCAGTCTCTACAATTTTTGATGGACACACTGAATGCTACAACCCCTCACTATGTGCGCTGCATCAAACCAAATGACCATAAAGTCCCATTCACGTGaggatttgtttaattttctgtttcataAAATCATCTTCAACTGCACATGTAAAACTTGTctggtcattttttttaatggacatctctttgttttcttctgtaaagCTTGGACCCTGTGAGGGCTGTGCAGCAGCTTCGGGCATGTGGCATCCTGGAAACGATCCGGATCTCAGCAGCAGGTTTCCCATCCAGGTAACGTATCAGCATCAGACATGTAAGCCTGTGGTAGAGAGTGCAGGGCCATGAGCAGACACATAAATAGTTATATGTTTATAATATGTAAGCTTGTATATATTATGTGAACAATTTGTCTTTAAAGCATTATTATGATATAAACACTACAGATGGACCTATCAGGAATTCTTCAGTCGTTACCGTGTCCTCATGAAGCAAAAGGATGCACTTCCGGATAAAAACCAGGCGTGCAAAAATCTCCTGGGAAAACTTATAAGGgtatgaaattaaaaaattattctcTTGACAATAATAAATTCAGTCTTTGCTGAAAAATGACACATTACATAttccattgttttatttttgttcctaGGACCAGGAGAAATACCAGTTtgggaaaaacaaaatcttCTTCAGGGCTGGTCAAGTGGCCTACTTGGAGAAGCTTCGTTCTGACAAGCTGCGCTTGGCTTGTGTTTGCATCCAGAAGACTATCCGCTGCTGGCTGGCCCGCAAAAAGTATCTGAGGATGAGACAATCTGCCGTCACCATTCAGAAACATGTACGGGGTCACCAGGCACGCAGGTGAGTGGACATGGTAAATGATGAAAAGGTAAACTGTTAAGAAGCAGTAGAAATATCAAAagcattttctgaaatgtttattttttctgtcagttttgTCAAATTTCTTCGGCAAACCAGAGCAGCTGTTGTCATTCAGCGCAATATGCGAATGTGGGTGAGAAGGAGAAGCTATATGCAGCTTCGCTCTGCAGCCATCACTATTCAGTGCATGTGGAGGGTCTACATGGCAAGAAAGCAGTACTATAAGGTAACAACAAGAttgatttaaaaagtataaTTCCACAGTCTCCTTAATCATTTGGTTGGATAATTACCATTAGTTCATACTAAGATAATTGAATTTAGGAGCTTAACAggttaatttattgtttaatacTAATATGTCCATAATAGATGGCTGTTTAATAGAAGAATTAATGCCTCTTTTACATAATATGGAAatatttgaaatgaaatgaaagcccAGATGTTCCTGTAATGTAATCACACAATCAACTTTTGATATGTGAGTCTTGCCATCATCAcgtggtcttttttttttgtttgtttgtttcacagTTGATGTTTGAGAAAAAAGTGGTGGTCATTCAGAGGTGGGTGAGAGGCTGGCTTGCCAAGCAGCATTTAAGACGCACCCTGAAAGCCATCGTCCTGCTGCAGAGCTGTGTGCGTCGCATGGTGGCCAAGAAAGAGCTCAAAAAGCTGAAAGTAGAGGCACGTTCTGTGGAGCATTTCAAGAAGCTTAACATTGGCA
This window contains:
- the LOC121647868 gene encoding cAMP-regulated phosphoprotein 19-like, which codes for MSEEKEVTKSSEEQQEMEDKVVSPEKAEKPKYLNFGAKPGGSDFLRKRLQRGQKYFDSGDYNMAKAKMKNKQLPLAPTENTEITGDHIPTPQDLPQRKTSIVASKLAG
- the LOC121647901 gene encoding unconventional myosin-Va-like, with the protein product MATSELYSKHARVWLPDATEVWKSAELIKDYTPGALTLSLQLEDGTKVEHKIDPKTNNLPPLRNPNILVGENDLTSLSYLHEPAVLHNLKVRFIDSKLIYTYCGIVLVAINPYESLPIYEPDIIHAYSGQNMGDMDPHIFAVAEEAYKQMARDQRNQSIIVSGESGAGKTVSAKYAMRYFATVSCSSGEANVEERVLASSPIMEAFGNAKTTRNDNSSRFGKYIEIGFDKEHCITGAHMRTYLLEKSRVVFQAHGERNYHIFYQLCASSYLPEFKAFKLGCADDFHCTNQGQSPVISGVNDAKEMRCTRRAFSLLGVGESDQMEIYQILSAILHLSNVEVKDQSADRCSILPDDAHLIVFCELMGVPCAEMSHWLCHRKLKTTTETFVKSVSKMNAVHGRDALAKHIYARLVGWIVNCINNALKSTVKQLSFIGVLDIYGFETFDNNSFEQFCINYANEKLQQQFNLHVFKLEQEEYMKEEIPWTLIDFYDNQPCINLIEAKLGVLDLLDEECRMPKGCDDTWAQKLYNTLLKQNTHFDKPRLSNRAFIIHHFADKVEYQCVGFLEKNKDTVNEEQINVLKKSKFDLLLKLFEDDDKGTGFSNKLTSGRPGPTQKDNKKTVGLQFRQSLQFLMDTLNATTPHYVRCIKPNDHKVPFTLDPVRAVQQLRACGILETIRISAAGFPSRWTYQEFFSRYRVLMKQKDALPDKNQACKNLLGKLIRDQEKYQFGKNKIFFRAGQVAYLEKLRSDKLRLACVCIQKTIRCWLARKKYLRMRQSAVTIQKHVRGHQARSFVKFLRQTRAAVVIQRNMRMWVRRRSYMQLRSAAITIQCMWRVYMARKQYYKLMFEKKVVVIQRWVRGWLAKQHLRRTLKAIVLLQSCVRRMVAKKELKKLKVEARSVEHFKKLNIGMENKIMQLQHKINEQHKENRELSERLSVLEKTHTNERDRQNREIENLRISEQEVKAKAEKVPSLLEQLSFLQHELEITRREKEELQEHAKIFKEQTEQVIDELNMQKNLLISNKDELNKKILEQAQQLTEIKTSSENTRQLEKDLNEERSRYQSLLSEHLHLEERHRDLKEEMSFNINSNKSSLKRTDSNYSSNSSEFSQSLDSTEGEAEDEVETTADLPILLKLQRRVKELEQENRSLWRQLDKREEVQQQKAKEVEEQKTVGRAELDLETLKRQELESENKKLKQDLNELRKSLTNENSDAAPPAPGSLPYNILLEQLSSSNDELEMRKEEVLLLRSHMVRQEALKHRDSLLGETVKLNLSEIPSFQDVDRSTDIHTLNEDGELWLAYEGLKETNRVLESQMQKLEHHHSEKYRKLAEEMNKLRDEKEQQQKLLAESLLLPKGARVEASLKHEITRLTKENLEQMEQQEKQDKAIRKLKKQLKFYMKKVEDFEASAQQTNSASVMSAPVRAVNITRKEKEYQGMLQYKESDASRLLKNLVVDLKPRGVAVSFIPGLPAYIIFMCLRYADSVNDEKRVSTLLNSTISSIKGVIKKKNDFEVVSFWLANSCRLMNCLKQYSGDEGFMMDNTGKQNEHCLINFELSEYHQLFGDLAIQIYRQLIKCTENILQPLILASMLEHETIQGVLGSKPTGLRKRSTSFPEEAVTVEVLLQRLSFFHTIMNQNGMDLDLIKQVVKQQFYIICAITLNHLLLRKDMCSWSKGLQIRYNVWQLEEWLTERELKDCGAKETLEPLIQAAQLLQIKKNTEADARAICNMCSALTTEQIVKILTLYTPVIEFEERVSNTFITTIKSLLKDRTESSTLMMDAKKIFSVTLPFTPSSVALETIQIPTSLNLSFLTRV